CGGCATGAGTCATCTCGTCCCTATGCTAGGGTAACAACTCAAGGAGAGCCTCTCAATATCCGTTCTAGTCCCAACGGCAGGATTATCGGTTCAGTCCCGAATCGATGGCAGGTGGTTACACTCAACAGAGATGCAACTGGAAAATGGACTCGGATTACAAGTCATTTCGGTGATATTGGTTCCATTGGTTTTGCTTCCGCTCCACGTTTGCGTAACGGTTGGGTTTCGACAACATACCTAAAAAACTTAGGGCGGTTTTGCGACAAACCGATGAATTTGATGCGGAGTGAGCTGAAGACTCTATCTGAAAAGAAAAAACTTCTAATTCACGAAGATTGGGTGGAAATGGGCGATCGGATATCCCGCTCAGTTCCTAAACAGTAACAGATGCTGTTTGATGAAACGATGGAATGCCTGAAACGGGTGTTAGAAGCAGCGGCGACAGCACCAGGGAACCGAGAGCGCTTTCTCAAAGCTAATTTGATCGAAACTACCAGTAGCCAAGAATCGGTTCAACTTGTCTCCAACTGGCATGAATCGTTTGAGAAACTGGCATCTATAGATAAACAAACCATTCGCCAGCACCCCGGCTTATTTATGGCCAATGCGGATGATGTTGTGTATCGCGGTATGACAAGCGGCAGCCGGGGTCAATCCTTCATTTATTTTGCCGGAACAGAGTGGAATAAGGTTCGTACATTAGCGCGTCGTCGCTCCCTTTACTGGTGGGGCATTGATGAGCATACTCCCATCATCAATGTTGCTAGTCGTTTGATGCCTGTGCGAACCATTGATGTAGCGATCGCAGGAGCCATCAACTCGGATTTTATTGACCTTCTTCTCACCCTACTCAACCAACGTCTCGTTGCCCTTCGGGGTTATCCCAGTCGGCTGTGTGAAGTGGCAACAAAATTGTACGGGCGAAGCCTACCGCCTGTCATTGCCATCATTTGTACAGGAGAGTGCCTGTTTGACTACCAGCGAACCTTACTTGAAGCAATATTTCAGGCTCCAGTCATTGAGGAATATGGATGCCAGGAAACAGGGATTTCGGGACTGACTTGCCCGGAAGCTGGACGCTTGCATCTCGATAGCGATTGCTGCCTCTACGAAATCATCGATGGGCAATTAGTGACAACGGATCTATTTAACCGAATCATGCCCCTAGTGCGCTACAAAAGCGGCGATCTGATTAAGTTAAACTCACAACCCTGTCCCTGTGGTCGCCCTGGGCTTACAGGAAATCTTTTAGGACGGATTGAGGATGGCGTTCGTACCTTAGACGGTATCAAGCGTTCCGGTGAAATTACGATGCCGCCCCTTGATGGCATCCTCAATTACCAGGTTTTGCGTCGAGAAGGAACAGAAATTGATATTTGGCTACAACCAGCTAGTGTTAACGAGTTATCGTTAGAACCACTCATTACCTGGGTTCACAAAACGTTTGGTGAAGTTGATGCTCAAATCTTTTTAGATGACAATCAACAAATTAATCCAATACCTGAACTAATAGACGACACGGACTGGATTGACACTATCAGTTCCGGGTCGTGGGCCTCTTGGTTGCAGTCGCCTGTGTTGCCGAAGGGAGAAGCCAACAAGGTCGCGCAATTGCTCAAACAACTGATAGCTCCAACAGTAGCGATAGATTCGGGAATGCCACCTCCAGCTCAGGCATTGCTACAGGAGATTCTCGATACTCCACCTAGCCAATATCCAGAGGTGGAGTGGATAACAGCACGTATATTACTTTTCTCTTGTAATTTTCTTGCCTTGGAGCCGCAGGTCGCATCAATTTATTATCAAGCGGCTAGGCGGCTGCAAAACGCTGTCGCACAGATGAGTCAGCCGAATGAAGCATCAATGCTCGATCTGCTCATCCCCAGCCTTTTTTTGGACATTAACACTGCCAAGTCAATCTGGAGCGATCGCTCATTGCCTGTGTCAGGCTACCTCGATACATTCAATATCCAGAGTCTGTTGTATGCATTTGAACCAGCGTGGCGTCGGGCGATCGCATCTGGGTCAAATACTGTTGTGAAAGCCCTTCGCCCAATCTTAGCGATTCTAATCGGCGACTTAAACTTTTTTGCCCCTCGATTCGGGACTTGGCTTCTCGCCCATTGGTGCGAACTGGTTCATGGGCAGTCCGTGACTGGGGGAAATACATCACAAGCTCCCGATAACGACCAATTCTTAACGGCATGGCTAGCCTGGAGACAACAGCTACTTGGTGGAGAACCCAATACCAAAGCTGCTTTGTCGGCACTTGAGGCGGCGGCACAGTCACCGGAGGAACAAGCACGAGTTGAGCTGGAGAGAGGTTACGGGATGTTAGCCAGGGGGCAAGCTTTTGAACCCGCTGAATGGCTGAGCATTCTGGAAACGAAAGCCGGTATGCTGAGTCCAGGATTACCAAGTGAGGATGTCGATCCGATTCCCTGGATACCGATTTTGCGATCGCTCGCTCAACCTTTGTTAGAGAAGAGAGAACACGAACTGGCTTATCAATGCTTAGTT
This genomic window from Microcoleus sp. FACHB-831 contains:
- a CDS encoding SH3 domain-containing protein codes for the protein MFLSVIGVKTAFATTKIFKATQAGKPSLTPPLSNREMELAQACSNESRHESSRPYARVTTQGEPLNIRSSPNGRIIGSVPNRWQVVTLNRDATGKWTRITSHFGDIGSIGFASAPRLRNGWVSTTYLKNLGRFCDKPMNLMRSELKTLSEKKKLLIHEDWVEMGDRISRSVPKQ